AAAATATTAGAGTCAAAATATTTTCCTACTTTACCTGCTTTTTTACATAATACTCCCTCGGTCCCTAAAAACGTTTACtctttgtgttggacacgtttgtcaatgcatgtttgattgttaatatctttaataccgtattagtattaaatataaaaatttcattctattaaagtactcataaatacgaatccaacaaaatGACATATGACTAtgtttgatcttatagattagacgtaaattagtagtcaatcgcttacaATGAACAGTAGCAAAAGTCAAAGGGAAAAACAATATGGGACGGAGGGGCATGTTTTAGCTGACCGTAACAATTATTGTACTTGGAGATGCTCTACTTGATAAGAAATATGTCAACCTGCCAGTGCGATGAATGGTGTTTGATCTATTAATTTGCCAGCATTAACAACTCTGTGTCTTGATGGTTGTGATGTACGGAAATCgatatttttttgtattttttctgTGTACATAAAGCTCATAGTTTGTAGGCAAAAAATGCATGTCATCTCTAGCACTAATATGATTTCTTCATTTTTAtgaattgttttattatttttataatggaGAATGAGAGCATAAAATTGTGAACTTTGAAACACATTTCCTTGTTTCAGTAATTGTTTCAGATGCTTATAATGATGAACTTTTACTTAATTAATTTTGGGGCTCTGACCATCTTTTGGCATCATAAATAAGAATGAACAAAAACTATGctttataaatttaaaaatacaGGTCACAGGTCGGTCAATATCTCATTTGATGTCCAAGTGTATCTCATTCATTCTAGAACCTGTTATGACTGACCTATTGAACCTTATTGGTCCAACTTCTGTTGAAAACTAAACGTTTTGTTGCTACTTCTTCACAACATTTTAATTCCTCAAATGGGGCCTGGTTCTCTGACATCTCAAAATATCATTCTAGAAGATCCATTGCGAATTCCAAGTTTAGAAATAGTTTGCTCTCTGAAGATATACATACATGATATAGTGCAGGAGTTTTGGGGTGAAAGAACACATTCTGAACAACTCTTAAATAGATGCCTAACAATGTTAGAGAGTTTGGTGCTGTGAAAAAGGATCCGGGGCCCAATCCTCAAGTTGCAGAAGAATTCTTTAACTTGAGGCGCTCTTCTAGAGAGGCCGGTAGATTTGGTTAATAGCAGGGCCATAAGATCATGTTGGCGTTTATAACCCTACTTGATCTCATTATGTGGTAAAGTACCTGGAAATCTTTGAGAGCTTTACCCCCCAAAAGAAAGCCTCAATACTATGACTTTCTCGTGCACCTCAGAGAAAGCCTTTGTCAAAACCACTATGACTGAGATCAATACTGAGGTGATCGCGGAGTACAGGGATCCGTTTTCTGATTTGCAGGTTCAGTATAATGGCTGGTGAACCATCTTAACTATATAGAACAGTTCCTGTTTTGGGAGCAATAGCTTCATGAAATTGACTCTCGTATTAACGATGCCAAAAGTAATTTAATGATGATGCCAAATGTGAAATTGGAGATCTGCAGACTCTTCGTGTTGAGAAATGGTACTAACCTTGCTGTTGGCTACAATGGACCTGCCCTGCTCCCTAAATACTTTTAGAAATATGAGATTTGTTGCATGCTTACAATGTTTTATGATGATTCAGTATTTGTTCTCTGACTTTCGTATAGGTATTGTCTAGCACATGCAGTCATGAACTCTGTATTTATCAAGAAAAATAGTGAAACAAATGGTTAGTATTATCAACATGGTGTTTCCGATCACACCTAGAGGGGGCCAAACGAGCGGGCCGAACGAGCCGTGCCGGTTTTCTGGTGAGTCTCTAGATTCGTGAACGGCCGTACCGGGCTCGGGCCGATTTAAGAAAGGTGAGCTCGTGAACGGCACGCGGGTTACCCGAGTTATGCGGTTATGTTGCAACACAAACATGTGGTGGTTGGCTTGCAACTGAGCGTAGTGGACATGACAAGCCTGGGCCGTGCCGAAGCGAGTTGTGcctattatatttttttttattcatGTGCGTATTATGTATTCATCTCTGTGACTTGTCTAATGAGCTAATCTATTTGATTATTTTAGTTATAGACTTACAGGCTTATAACACAAGTGCACAACCATATACATCATGTCTAAAGAATGTctgtatttttttattattattaattttaagtcaGTTACTTCATTTACCGTAGTTTAGACTTAAATTTATATCAATTTCTTAATTTTCTTTGGTTTAGTTGCGGTAATATAACATGTAATTTTCGTTGATAAAATAAAACATCAGCCTATATGACAAGCATGCTAGTACAAGTCACGTGACTGAGTTATTAAAATTGGCATTTTCCCTTCCTACGTCTGCCTGccattattttattattatatttttacatACTTTCTGTTACTTTACAAATGGATATTAACACTGAAAGACAGACGAGTTAGGCGAATCCCGGCCCGTGCCGGTTCTGCGGGCCGTGAAACAAATGGTTAGCATTATCAACATGGTGTTTCCGATCACACTCACACCAGATCTCGAACAGCTCTGCATCCATATTAGTGTAACCATACATGTGAGTAGATCAGTCAGTCCTTAGGCCACTTTGCCAGTGATTCCTAACCTTTACAATTTGACTAAACAATTTTTATATAAACCAAAAACCATTAAATTAACTTGCTATTTTTGAAATGTTGGACAAGTATAGAAGACATTGAAATTTAATTTCATGGATAAAGAAAAATTACTGTATTAAGAAAAGTTGTCCGGAAACTATTGTACAGTGGCATGTTAACACTCAGAGAGTCAGAGCACTCCAACGGGGGTGTCAAGAAGAGTGCTAAATTGTCATGTGACATGAGGTGACATACCATTCTTGTTGGCTATCCATTGAAGTCTTAGGGGTACCAATTGTTGTAGTAAATTTTGTGAAGAAGGTTGTCAAAAGTAAAATTGAAAAaagagataataataatattattaatgaGTTGGAAATTTTAACAATATTAGCTTAGCACCTCCACCGGAGATGTTGTCAGTCCCTACAAATTAGGTAAAGAAAAATACACATAAAGCCTTCGAGAAAAAAATTGAATCTCTTTAACCGTGAAGTATGACGACCTAACATCCTGACCCTCTTTCAAATTAATTCTTCCGATTTTGTACTTGAGGGTCATATGGTATAATTCTTGTATGGCATCTTGTCTTTACTCGAAGTCTGGTGTTAGGATTCATCTTTAGGCTGGCTGAGAGGAGCTTGATCTAGTTACGAATAAGTGGACCAAGCAGACCAGAACTTCTAGTTGCAAGTGCAGCTCTTTTTCAATTCTGTTGTAAACAAATTAAGCATATCAGTGACACTTGCATGAACGATCAGAAACATAAGATGTTGCCTATGTTACTGAAAACTAGTGTAACCGTGAATAATTTGATGAAAACTAAGTTGATGACGTGACACAACTACAACTCTCTAGGAAATGATGATATTCCCTCTTCCCTCTCCTTCCAAGGCAGAGTATAATCTCGTTATGAGAAATTAGAAACTGCAACACGACAGAAACTGCAATCTAAATAGACCACCAATGCTACATGTTTCTATTACAATTCATGACATTTCACAAAATCTATTACCAAAAGATATAATTTCAAAGCATAGCAAAGTTTGGTCCAAAATCATAGTTCAAGTGCAACCAAACATTAGAGTACACCATAGAAGCATACAATCACTTCCATGACAATGTCGGAGACAAAACACCAAGAACACTTCAACAGAAGTCAATAAGCATAATAGCACAAAAGTACCGAAATCGACAACAGATAAGATACTACAGGCATCCAAAGAACTCTAACAAACAGCACCAATCCCGTTAAATTTAGGGACCAGCCAATAGATCATCCCCGACGCAGCCAACAACAAGATTTGTATCCATATTTCCAAAAGCTTTCTGAATCTCTTGCATCTTCTCATAGCGGAGAGTTTGTAGTTCTTGCAATTTAGTTTTGGTATCATCAATACATGTTTGCAGATCTTGCAACTTACTTTTAGCATCATTACTATGACAGTCGGTTGCATGAAGTTTGGGAAGTAGGGGCTTTGAGAACCGGATCTGTTCTACATAGTTCAGACGGTTCACTAGCCAACTTACATCGAGTCCCAATTTTTCAAAGTCAGCAAATACATCCATGTACTCAACAATCATATCAGTATCAACTTCGGTCATAGGGATTTTCATAAAGTCATTAACCGCGGTGCAGAACATATTTAGCTTCATTGTACAAAACTTCTTGTTTTTGGTGTTAAGGTGTTCAAAGGTTTCTGGGTACTTTTTCATAATCTGATCGAGTAGACATACAAACTCGGGGTTAACCTCAATGCCTTGCCATAACCCAGAGTCGGTATTTTCCCTGGAAAAGATGACCTGATCATTGCATGTCCCTTCAACCGCAGCACCAACATGTATAACCCCGTCAGCATGGTCTTTAGAACTCTGCACCACTAGCTCTTCTTGCACTCCAACATCACCAGCGTCAACGCACACATTTTTCTTTTTGTCGGAATTAACCAAACTTGGTGCTGCCAAGGTCTCTCCTATCACCATCTTTTGATCTGTGACAGAAGCTGCGGCTGTACGCGGAATTTTACTCTGACAAAAAAATATCAGAAACTGGGGTAAAATTCTCTCGCTGAGATTGAAGATAAATGTATCTTGCTGCAACAAAATAACTCTTCAAAAAAAACTTTGGAAGATCAAATACTTCAGTAAACACTAGAACTATTGTTCACAATCATAGaccttttaaaattaaaattccttATAAGTTTCAGAAAATGAGGCAAGAACATTTAGCGGACGTGAGCTGTTAGTTCTATAGTAGCTAGACAACTTAGCATGATGACACGGATTAAATACTATGTGTACCTTCATATTTTCGATAGTGTTTGACATCAATTATAATTTTACCTCCAGTTACATGTGGGCTTGTGTCTGTGCTTGCACGTGGAATACACATACCCAAAGCACTATCTTTGTCAAGCAGAAAAGAAGAAGTTACGTAAGCTCCCAACTCTCCCGTATGAACTTCAATTTTGTTGGGTGTGCACAGAAAACATTTCATACAAAACAAGACCTAAACGTATAAATATTGGAATTTAATGGATACTAGCAATCTGATTTGCAGGTTGAGATCAATTCTTCCTTCTGTATTTAGGCGATAATATTTGCCCCTTAAAACAAAGGGacatttgatttttttttatttttagacTACAAATTTAATTACTGGAAATATTCATACCCTATATGCCCTAATTTACTCAACAGAATAGCAACGGTCTTCTAAATAATAAAACCTCACGACTTCAAATTTACTTGTTTAAGTTAAAATCTCTGAAATTTGAGTATAATGTTAAAATAACAAGTCATTCGGACAAGAACTAGCTAGAAAACAATGTTAAAATACATACCAACATCAACACATTTTTTTGATATCCTTATATCAACCAATTCATGCCTTCGCAGCCCATCATGACTAATGCAAAGGAAATATACCTACTAAGCCTAATAAAGGAAATATGAAGTAATTGTGCCAGTATATTCGCCACAGAATAAAGATTACTGAAAAGAAAGTTGACTCTTCCAAATTTAAATACCTTGGGCAATGCTGTAACAATGGTGGCTGTTGGAGAGCCACCTAGTAAGTAGCATCTTAGAGTACTGGATAGACTTGCTTCTTCAAATCCAGGAGGTACCTTCACATACTTCAAGCTATGGAATGGAGAGGCAGAACTTACAAGAGTGTCGGAAATCATAGAAAGTGCctacataattataataaaaatgagCAATATGTAATACAtcaattatattaaaaaaaagtGTATTAGATCTGCATTTTAAAATGAACCAAACAAAAATAAATAGACCAGTAAGTTCCTCATGTGCTTAAATCCTGGAGTATCTTATTTTAAAGGAAATAAGTCACTCGAGAGGCTTATGACTTATGAGAAGTCATATATACTTACTGAAAGGGTACCTAAAATAGTCGGCAACCACTACCCTCCATATGAATTTTAAGGGACAAAGACTATGCATAAAACTGTAAAAGTGTTACCTTAGTAGTCAGTAAAGTTATTACATTTGCATTATATATTTAACCTCAATGGTTCCGAACTGCAAATTCTGCAATGTACGTACAAAGTTTATAGAAATAACTAATTTTTAATGACCAAGGCGAGAGGATATACTGAATCTAATCAGACACTCAAACTCTTAGCACCTTTCCTTCAAACGACACTCAAACTCTTAGCACCTTTTCTTCAAACATGGTACTAAAATAACTAAATCCCTATGCTTAATGCTCATAATTGTAAGAAAATTAAACATACACTGTATGACAAAAGAAGTTACCTCTATTGTCTCCAACTGGAGATTAAGAATCTCGGCACTACCCAGGCCTGGTAGCATAAATATAAACTGTTGATAATACTCTTTTACCTTCTTCCGCGGAATGTTTGTGCGATTTATCCAACCCCGCAACTTTAAATGCACATTTTCCAACTTGAAATCTTCAAATTTGATTTGAAAGATACCAGTAGCAGTGAAATTCATGAGGTTTGGTGCTAAAACCACAATGTAATccttataattattataatagcGAGTCTTGATCTCCAGGTTGACCAATCGAGGACAACGAATGTAACAATCTTGCAAACACATCATCTCTAGTGTGAGATTTTCTAAATTGACAAGTGCAGTAAACATGTCATTCATAGTACCCGGAAATTCTACATCATAGAGCTTTAGGGTTTTCAAAGCAGGGAAATTCCAAATTTTCTGCGGCATTCTGCACATATTAAGAGCAAGAGTCGTTAACTCAGGCAAACTTAAATACACATCCTGTTCTCCCAAATCCCAAACCATAAGATTCAAAGTCCTCAAAGCAGGCAAACAAGTCAAACAACGCACCGGCAAATTATCATTATCAGTAGGTAACAACCACAAAAACAAATCCGTCAAAGCCGGTAAATCCCAACAATCCGAAACCTCAACAATATCCCCAACTTTCATTCTCAACTGAAGCTTCGAAATCGAGTTAGAGCTAAACCTATTAAACTTAATAACCTTATGTTCTCTCCGAAAATGAACATTTAAATCCTGAACATGATGAGAAACAGCATAGTCAATAAAGTTAGCAGTTAAACCTGGAGGGAGATACGCAATTCCCAGATGCGAAACCCGGGATTGATGGTTCCGGCTCTTCAAAACATTCCGGGCGAGATTAGTAACGCGTTTCTCGCAAGTGGAAAAGCTATAAGGAGTGTCGAATTTAAGAAACGGGAGCGTAGTCCAAATAAGCTTCCATCGTTTGGAGAGAACGCTTGTTTGTACGGCTAATCTGGTGTTGTTCACAAACTTGAGAATAAGATGAAGTACATCATCAGGCAATGTGCTGATCCTGTCTTCTCCTTGGGCTTCACTGCTCTTtttctgcttcttcttctttctcgATGGAGGAGGATTCATCGCTGGTTTTGACTGTGTATTACTACTACTTCTCTTCATCGAGCCCTAATCTGATATGTAACGATAATAGAAATGTAAGTTTCACATTTGCCTCCTATTTCAAATGATTCCGGGTCGGGTCTTTATCCGATCACAGCCGAGTCAGTTTAACGCTAGAAATTTCCTAACTTTAATCTTAATGTTCAGGATCAGCTTCTTAATAAATGAACCGGACACCATTTTATTGGACTCAGCGTTTCTTAAAAATTGTAACTTATGATTTAAAGTTGAAAAAtgttatataaatattataactTATAAGTCATCTAAGCATTTGGATATTTTTACGTATATGTTACTTATAAGCTATTAAGGTGTTTggtaaataataatttttaaattatagttatttttaaaaaattataataaaatagttgaatacatgaatatattattaaatataatccATATATCGCACTGGTTTTAAGTTAGTACAAGTTTAAAAATAGAAAAGAAGGAAAACTGaaaataaaatcataaaatacTTACTCCTTAATATTCCACTTATGTCATACAAGTGACAAAAATGGGCGTTCATAAACTTTTGCCAAACAGGATGTGCAGGCATTCATTTAACTTTTATGACAAATGATCCCCGTTTAAGAGGAAACAAACAGGCACATGGTCTAGTTGTTCGATAATTTTTCACGTTTTACActtatttttagggtttttctaaaaatacctaaattttaaaatatttttgtaaaaatattttttcaactTAAAAGTTTTTGCAAAAATACCTTTCTTTGAAACATATTCGCAAAAATATCATTCGCAACTGTGCAACTATATTTGTAACCGGAAGAAAATCACAATCTCCCACAACTACAACTTCAAAATTTagttatcaaaataatttttagttGCAGAATGCGTTGCTTAACAAGTTGCAGTggctaaatcaaatacaaactGAAATGCAACAAAAAATAGACATTAATTATTTCCAGATATTGAAAAAGGATTTACATTTTTTTATCGTAATTAACCCGCAGCCGCCGGCAAACTAtatgaaccaaggtaaaccgcatttaagcgataTGTTCTGGCTTAGAAAGTATAATCAAAATTCTCCTCCTGTGAAATATGAACATGTAACCTGAAATTCGAACATGTAATCAAGAGGATAGGTTTCCTCTTTTTAATCAACCGAGTCAACCTTTGCGGTAAGTTGCATTTATTTGATTTAGGTTGTAAAAGTTATctttgcaaatattttcaaaatatagtaaaatcacaaaaaaatatCTTATAAAAGTGGTATTTTTGATAAACTTCCTATTTTTTAATCGATGTCATTTTATTTTTCAAGTCTAAGTTTAGAAACATATTCATTATATATTAAATTATTGAGATATTCATAATTTTAGAAATCTTGTATTTTCTTTTAAATTGGCAATAATGTTGAAACTTGaacatattttaatattttacttaAATTTGATTTTTGTAGTTAAAAATTATTAAATGGTATTTATGAGAAtatgaaaatttggagacataTATATCGTGACATCAATGTTTAATAGTTTTCTTCCAAAAAAATTACTTATTCTGTCATTTTAGGATTTATACATGGGGACTGTCCCATTGGGATCTATACGGGTAATTTGACACACATTTAATACTCCTTTAAAGTATagttatataaaatatttttagttttttctctttttaataaaatttaatgtttaaaatttaatataaaaatatttaaaaaataattatgaaaGTATACTTTATATTTACCTTAAAATATGTGCTAAGTATCGAGAAAAACATATAGATAATTGAATGGGACGCATGGAGTAAatgtttattttaaaaatataaacaaaaattctaaaattatttcaaattaataagTGAGGAGAAAAATGTGAtcatgaaaatatttaagtgatcaataataaattactattatatatatatatatatatgtaactTGGCCGAATCTCATTCGAGTCTAAGTCAAATGATAAAAAACACAACCCAACTTATTTGGTCCAAACTCATTTTCATGTTTAGGATGGATTCATTTAAGAAAACGAAAAGAACTATGTTCATTTAAATGAGTTGAACTCTATTTATTTGCGGCCATATCACATATTAAAACCCAAAATACTCATTGGCTCGAGAGGTTCCTAAGCCGATGTATTGGCTATGTGGCACAATTTGCTGGAAAAAGTCCACAAAAGCATAAGCgggaaatatgattttaaatAGCACTTCAAAAGGCGGGAAACATAATTTTAAATAGTACTTCAAAAGGCTTGATCTATCATGTTTAACCAAAACACTAGACCGTTTAGTGTTTTGatcttgatttttttttcttttgtacCTTTCATGGAACATTTAACCAAAATGTTACATTCCATAATGTTTTGATCTTAGAATAACTTTTTTCctttatatttttgaaatatgTGTTTAGGGATAACATAGATAAATGCAAGATAGTCTTGTTTTTAGAACAAAACACGACTTTAAGTGATGTTATGCGCATGTGATTTTTctgatatatttttaaaattgaaatatgAAACTGTTGAACCccaaaatattaaatttattGATTTATGGATTCACGCATTTAGGGTCCCTAATCCCTTAATCGGCGtttcttttattaattttttctaaatatatttaaACTTCAAATAAGAAATTGTTAACTCTACAATATTAAaaattattgaattatttttcaaGATTAAATTAGGATTTTTAAATCCTAAATTGATGTATCTTTcattcatattttttaatatttctaaaacctaaatgaaaaatatttgaaccataaaaaattaaaaattcctAAGTTAGGGTCCACTTGTAAATTAGGGTTTAGACTCTAAGCCCTAAATTGTGgtacaatttttttattttttaaaatatttttaaactaaaatgTGAAATTGTTAAGTTAAGATCCACTCTTAAATTAAGATTTTGGAATGAGCACCATTGCGAGTATGTTCCATGTGAATATAATTATGGACTCAGAGTGTTGTCCACTTCACTTATTATTATTGGTGCATTGAAATTTATCATATTCGCACTTATTTACATTTTTTACATAATATTTTATCGTGTACTAAGCCAGGGTTATTCATGAATGAATCTCCCTACTTCGAATAGTACAAGTATGATATGCGATTATCTTAATCTTCCATTTAAGTAGGATAAGTTGGgtatatttggttttatttaattttgtttgATTTGATCTCGAATTTATTCTTTTGCGAATTTGGTTGAAACagatttttatgtaatttttGTCA
This sequence is a window from Apium graveolens cultivar Ventura chromosome 9, ASM990537v1, whole genome shotgun sequence. Protein-coding genes within it:
- the LOC141684322 gene encoding uncharacterized protein LOC141684322, which codes for MKRSSSNTQSKPAMNPPPSRKKKKQKKSSEAQGEDRISTLPDDVLHLILKFVNNTRLAVQTSVLSKRWKLIWTTLPFLKFDTPYSFSTCEKRVTNLARNVLKSRNHQSRVSHLGIAYLPPGLTANFIDYAVSHHVQDLNVHFRREHKVIKFNRFSSNSISKLQLRMKVGDIVEVSDCWDLPALTDLFLWLLPTDNDNLPVRCLTCLPALRTLNLMVWDLGEQDVYLSLPELTTLALNMCRMPQKIWNFPALKTLKLYDVEFPGTMNDMFTALVNLENLTLEMMCLQDCYIRCPRLVNLEIKTRYYNNYKDYIVVLAPNLMNFTATGIFQIKFEDFKLENVHLKLRGWINRTNIPRKKVKEYYQQFIFMLPGLGSAEILNLQLETIEALSMISDTLVSSASPFHSLKYVKVPPGFEEASLSSTLRCYLLGGSPTATIVTALPKSKIPRTAAASVTDQKMVIGETLAAPSLVNSDKKKNVCVDAGDVGVQEELVVQSSKDHADGVIHVGAAVEGTCNDQVIFSRENTDSGLWQGIEVNPEFVCLLDQIMKKYPETFEHLNTKNKKFCTMKLNMFCTAVNDFMKIPMTEVDTDMIVEYMDVFADFEKLGLDVSWLVNRLNYVEQIRFSKPLLPKLHATDCHSNDAKSKLQDLQTCIDDTKTKLQELQTLRYEKMQEIQKAFGNMDTNLVVGCVGDDLLAGP